In Pyrus communis chromosome 11, drPyrComm1.1, whole genome shotgun sequence, the sequence AAACTAGTTACTTGATAAATTTTTTAGCCAATTAGATGCATTTTCTAGTTGTTGCATGACCTGATTCGCTAGTTGTTTTACATTGCTGCCCTCGTTCCCTCAAGACCCATTTAGGACCCATCAACATCTATCTTGTATGGATCTTGATATGGCGACATGCGACATGCGACATGCAGACACGGCTACATGCCAAATCTCAAAAGATAAGAACACAAACGCGGCTAGAACACAgtgattaaaatataattaatttagggaattgttatgacactctaaaaatctcattctacactccaaactttctatatttggaaaaaaaaaaaatacacgtgtgaggagtgtataatgagatttttggagtgccaataacacttcccttaatttataataattttatagaTGAAAAATAATACACACCCATTCAAGTTAATCAGCCTCTAGTATCTTTGCAATAGACAATAGTcaatcaaaaattcaaaacacacaaaattcAATCAAGGCCTAATCGGATAAATAGTCCCTGTAGTCATAATGTATTCGGAAGGTAGCCCCTTTGGTAAAAAAATTCGGATTTAAACCCTTGTGGTCTAATTCTGTTAGGATTTACCCAAAATTGAAACTTCCGTCATTCCTTCGTTAGtatcatgcatgtgaatgtcaCATGTGATAAGATGGTCATTTCATCCCCCGTTTCATCCCTTCCATCTTGATTGATGTTGCTGCTCCTTCTTCAAAGGTAACCGACAAGCGATGGAATGTGGAATCCAAAAAAGCAATTAGATTTGTTCTACTGCTATTAAACAACAAATTGGCTTTTTGCCTTCTAGTTTGCTCTGtttgtttcctttttgttgCCTTCTTCCCTTTCAAAACCCTACACATAAACCCCTATATATACCACTAAGAAGGAGACCgactagaaaaaagaaaaaactttcaAGCATAATAAGGAGGAGACTGACTGGACAAAAAGAAGAAAccgactgaaaaaaaaaaaaaaaaaagcctttgaAGCATAATAAGGAGGAGACCgactggaaaaaagaaaaaaaactttcaaGCATAAAACCGCACATGGTGGATATGATTATGAACAAACCATTTTCAAAATAGAACAATCACCTAAAATTATCAAGATTGTAGCAATACCTGAGTATGTTGGTGCGACGTCTCCCTCAATTCTTCGCTTAGCCATTGATGTGGATTTTCAAACACGAACCAAACCTCTGATTTCAATAAAAGAGTTTTGTTCATGCTTTAGAATTGGGAGCGTCATGAGGGATTTACCTAAGCTATTGGCATGCTACTAACTATGAAATGACCATCTTATCATCACATATGAGATTCACGTGCATGCTACTAACGGAGGAATGacagaaattttaattttgggtaTATATCCTAACAGATTTAGACCACAGGGGTTTAAATCCGAATTTTTTTACCATAGGGGCTATCTTCCGAATACCTTATGACCACGATGACCATTTATCCGATTATACCTTCAATCAAAATATGAAATGCTTACTTCTAATTTTGGACTTCAGGACTTTTTATGTTTACAAAATTGCCCCCAAACTTATAAACTTTAGGTTTTATAAGTTTTTACATTTATAAAAATGCCCTCaaaatgtttttatatttacaaaactacacccaaaatgtttcaaatttataaaaaaacccCTGCCATGTCTTGATTGTATCGAAACCGTGTCCGAGGCATGTCGAAGTGTCTGACAGGACCGACACTCCGACACTTCGAGGTTTTAGAATGTCTGTGCAACCCAGGTCAACATAACCATATATGGCCACATATATAAGGAATGTTGTAGAAATATGACTCTTATTGATACAATGATTAagatataaggaaaactaatgaaaagggtttgaaaactttgagttttaatgataaggacaaaataaaaggtaaagtgaatagtactcggattgactttttagtgtaaaaatgtgatttttcgttaaagtgagcAATACCGGgattttttcgttaaagtttcctaaaATATATACATAGGGTTTTTGACAAACCCCTTTTTTTCAAGGGAATCctaaaataattacaataaaaaaaatatttttataatcagAGAGAAGATTTCGGATCAACTAAATCTATTATAACACATGCGCTTCCGAAAAAGAAACCATTTAACTCTTATTGCACAACTGATTTCTCTTCCATAAACAAGTTTTGCACAGGTTCAACAACTTAACTACTATTACTGTACTAACAAATTCTTGAAAACAAGGTTATATAGCTTCAAGAAAGTGGGAACTGATTTGAGTCTTATATTAAACCCGAGAATAATCATCTTCCGGGATAAGATGATGTGCTCGATTGACTCATTGAGCTCTCATATCCGGATCGCGTTAGATTGGCCTCACTTATCACATCctgcaaataaataaatgttgagaaacaaaaaacaacgGTATATTATGATGCTTGCTTTGCAAGAATATATATGACTGGTATGTGCAGTTAATGCGCAAGTGCAGTAGTGCTAGTTCTACGTTATGAAACTCACTTGTCTTGTGGAAGTGAGGCCTTGTTTTGCTGCTAATATTTCACCGCCGCCAAACATGGCGCGGTTCAAGCTATCTTGAGCAAGTTCTCTCAATCTGTTAAGCTCGGGTAGAACAACCTTCCCGAGGTCCGGTCTGTCTCTGCGCCTCATTTCAGCACACTGCAAAGCTACCTTAGCAAACTTCATTGTTTCCTCAACAGGCCAATCAGGAACAGCAGGATCAAGAATGTCGAGGAAAGTCCCACTCTCAATAGCATGCTCAACATGATGAGTCAAACCCATTGGTGGCCTGGCAGTTATTAGTTGTAGAAGCATGACCCCAAGTGAGTAGACATCAGATTTTACTCCAAGCATTCCGGTTTGCTGGTACTCTGGGTCGATATAACAGAATGTTCCGGCCGTTGATGTCATGTGATACTGAGTGACAGAGTCGGCTACTGATGGAGGGACAAGCCTGGCTAAACCTACATCGCTAATCTTGCTCACAAAGTTATAGTCTAGCAAAATGTTGTCCGGTTTTAAGTCTCGGTGTACAATGGGTTCTGGCTTGGTCTGATGAAGGAACAAAAGCCCAGTCCCAATTTCGGCAGCAATTCTGAACCGTATCTGCCAAGGAATAACTGGGCTGTTGCCTCGCCGGAAGAGACGGTCTTCTAAGCTCCCATTGGCCATGTACTCGTAGACCAGGCAGCCATACTCTGGACATGCTCCAAGAAGCAGAACCATGTTTGGATGCCTTATGCAGCTCAGTATTTCAACCTCTTGCTTGAACTGCGACTGTCCTTGTGCTGCGTCTGGACGTAAAACTTTTATTGCCACCGGTGTGTGGTCCAGTTCACCTCTATATACCGGCCCATAGCCTCCTTCTCCAATCTTGAAACCCTCCGAAAAAGCATATGTTGCCGCTTCAATCTCCTCGATTGTGTATTTCCTGTACCTGAGCTCATATGCTCTTGGATCTATTGACTTCTTCCTCTGTTCAACTTCTTTGAGGGCTTTTAATTCTGCATTCCTCCTTTTCCGCGATTCGAGTTCAGCAACCCGTTGAGCCGCTTCTGCTGCCTCAATGGCAGCCCTACATTTTGCTTTCTCCTTTTCTACAAGTTCCCTTGCAGCTTCCTCAGCTAGTCGTGCCTCTTCTAATCGCATTTCTTCTTCCCGATTCCATCGGTTAACTTCTGTTGCCTGTACGATGATATGTCAACAGAACTTGTACTCAAACAGGTGTTCTAAACCAAGATATCTATTTCATATTGGACTCGTTTCTTTATGCAGGATCCAAGTAtatgtattttatattttaatttcaagtGTTTCAAGGCACAAATAACTAGCACTTTTCGAAGGGCATAACCTTATATGTTAAGTG encodes:
- the LOC137708940 gene encoding U-box domain-containing protein 35-like encodes the protein MGVRGKAGGNKKEESVAVAIDKDKGSQYAIKWTVDNLLSRGQSLTLLHVKQTAGSNQTGQSKEEAGKVYHNPSDTEAKERLFLPFRCYCTKKAIKCNEIIIEDTDISRALVNYVAINLFEVLVLGTPSKSHLLRFMITDVPSTVSKRAPDFCTVYVIGKSKISFVKPATFSVPQRAPPPAKRIEHQASTASEENNAQIVIYNPKPRAPESPRYPTKRTQYLPERPHYPHRREPKEEEIMSPFSRGRNAMNKTYELPPGSDISFVSRGSPSMEHVSANSFYDSMSPGMASGLSMNSEFDSRSSTSTASYSGTKFIDMSSPRRDFSSSSFESGNSWPSSQQDDVEAEMRRLRQELKQTREMYATACKEAVTAKHKATEVNRWNREEEMRLEEARLAEEAARELVEKEKAKCRAAIEAAEAAQRVAELESRKRRNAELKALKEVEQRKKSIDPRAYELRYRKYTIEEIEAATYAFSEGFKIGEGGYGPVYRGELDHTPVAIKVLRPDAAQGQSQFKQEVEILSCIRHPNMVLLLGACPEYGCLVYEYMANGSLEDRLFRRGNSPVIPWQIRFRIAAEIGTGLLFLHQTKPEPIVHRDLKPDNILLDYNFVSKISDVGLARLVPPSVADSVTQYHMTSTAGTFCYIDPEYQQTGMLGVKSDVYSLGVMLLQLITARPPMGLTHHVEHAIESGTFLDILDPAVPDWPVEETMKFAKVALQCAEMRRRDRPDLGKVVLPELNRLRELAQDSLNRAMFGGGEILAAKQGLTSTRQDVISEANLTRSGYESSMSQSSTSSYPGR